The following are encoded together in the Acanthochromis polyacanthus isolate Apoly-LR-REF ecotype Palm Island chromosome 14, KAUST_Apoly_ChrSc, whole genome shotgun sequence genome:
- the LOC110959565 gene encoding integral membrane protein 2B isoform X1 — protein MVKVSFNSALAQKDVKKDAETLIPEEDKDAEAALLVRHQSRAWCWCMCLGLALMLSGVVVGGAYLYRYYVLEVSSQARQGWESEEEGQVFVCGVNYREEDFMIQEEDEVEMEQNGFHLRQVEERIRVLEREQVELINVPVPEFDDGDPADIVHDFQRRLTAYLDLSLNKCYVIPLNTSIVMPPRDFLELLINVKAGTYLPQSYLVHEEMMVTERLENVEQLGYFIQNLCQGKETYKLQRRDRILGLQKREALNCHKIRHFENKFVVETLICEP, from the exons GATGCCGAGGCGGCTCTGCTGGTGCGCCACCAGTCCCGGGCCTGGTGCTGGTGCATGTGTCTGGGTCTCGCCCTCATGCTGTCTGGAGTGGTGGTTGGAGGAGCCTACCTGTACCGCTACTATGTCCTGGAGGTGAGCAGCCAGGCCCGGCAAGGGTGGGAAAGTGAAGAG GAAGGCCAGGTGTTTGTTTGCGGGGTGAACTACCGCGAGGAGGACTTCATGATCCAGGAGGAGGACGAG GTGGAGATGGAGCAAAACGGCTTCCATCTGCggcaggtggaggagaggaTCCGGGTCCTGGAGAGGGAGCAGGTGGAGCTCATCAATGTCCCAGTGCCCGAGTTCGACGACGGAGATCCTGCAGACATCGTCCATGACTTCCAGAGG AGGCTGACCGCTTACCTGGATCTGAGCCTGAACAAGTGCTACGTCATCCCACTCAACACCTCCATCGTGATGCCTCCCAGAGACTTCCTGGAGCTGCTCATCAACGTCAAG GCCGGCACCTACCTGCCCCAGTCTTACCTGGTCCATGAGGAGATGATGGTGACCGAGCGCCTGGAGAACGTCGAGCAGCTCGGCTACTTCATCCAAAACCTCTGCCAGGGCAAAGAGACCTACAAGCTGCAGCGCCGAGACAGAATTCTGG GTTTGCAGAAGCGTGAAGCTCTGAACTGCCACAAGATCCGTCACTTCGAGAACAAGTTTGTGGTGGAGACTCTGATCTGTGAGCCTTAA